From Lolium perenne isolate Kyuss_39 chromosome 5, Kyuss_2.0, whole genome shotgun sequence, a single genomic window includes:
- the LOC127298819 gene encoding pyridoxal kinase isoform X2, whose amino-acid sequence MLAAAAVLPPPPTTAFARPVLRSCASWGRWSPPTNSSCSSSSREESLWRRGRSGGAVHRAMARPPILSVALPSDTGRVLSIQSHTVQGYVGNKSAVFPLQLLGFDVDPINSVQFSNHTGYPKFRGQVLNGDQLWDLIEGLQENDLLHYTHLLTGYIGSVSFLNTVLQVVEKLRSVNPDLIYVCDPVMGDEGKLYVPQELISVYQQKVVPVASMLTPNQFEVELLTGLRITSEQDGLKACNILHSAGPRKVIITSALIEDKLLLIGSYKKTKEQPPEQFKIEIPKIPAYFTMLSEVVAKWGEKMSFSLTYAPQR is encoded by the exons ATGCTCGCCGCCGCCGCAGTGCTTCCTCCGCCGCCGACCACCGCGTTCGCGCGGCCAGTCCTCCGCTCGTGCGCGTCGTGGGGGCGGTGGTCCCCACCCACCAACTCCTCTTGCTCCTCCAGCTCCAG GGAGGAGTCTTTGTGGCGGCGGGGGAGGAGTGGAGGGGCGGTGCATCGGGCTATGGCGCGGCCGCCGATCCTCTCCGTCGCGCTGCCGTCTGACACGGGGCGTGTGCTCAGCATCCAGTCCCACACCGTCCAG GGATATGTTGGCAACAAATCGGCTGTCTTCCCCTTGCAACTTCTCGGTTTTGATGTGGACCCAATAAATTCTGTACAGTTCTCAAATCATACAG GGTACCCAAAATTTAGAGGACAGGTTCTCAATGGCGATCAGCTGTGGGATCTTATAGAAGGACTGCAGGAAAATGATCTATTGCACTATACACATTTGTTAACAG GTTATATTGGATCTGTCTCCTTTTTAAATACTGTGCTGCAAGTCGTCGAGAAATTACGATCTGTCAATCCTGATCTTATATATG TTTGTGACCCGGTTATGGGCGATGAAGGCAAACTATATGTTCCTCAGGAGCTAATATCTGTTTATCAACAGAAG GTCGTCCCAGTTGCATCAATGCTTACACCAAACCAATTTGAAGTTGAACTACTCACGGGATTGAG AATTACCTCCGAACAAGATGGCTTGAAAGCTTGCAATATCCTCCACAGTGCTGGACCGCGGAAG GTGATAATAACTAGTGCGCTTATTGAAGACAAGCTGCTCCTCATTGGAAGTTACAAAAAAACAAAG GAACAACCACCGGAACAATTTAAGATTGAAATACCCAAAATACCTGCATATTTCACG ATGTTGAGTGAGGTGGTAGCGAAATGGGGTGAGAAAATGTCTTTTTCTCTGACATATGCTCCGCAAAGATGA
- the LOC127298819 gene encoding pyridoxal kinase isoform X1: MLAAAAVLPPPPTTAFARPVLRSCASWGRWSPPTNSSCSSSSREESLWRRGRSGGAVHRAMARPPILSVALPSDTGRVLSIQSHTVQGYVGNKSAVFPLQLLGFDVDPINSVQFSNHTGYPKFRGQVLNGDQLWDLIEGLQENDLLHYTHLLTGYIGSVSFLNTVLQVVEKLRSVNPDLIYVCDPVMGDEGKLYVPQELISVYQQKVVPVASMLTPNQFEVELLTGLRITSEQDGLKACNILHSAGPRKVIITSALIEDKLLLIGSYKKTKEQPPEQFKIEIPKIPAYFTGTGDLTTALLLGWSNKFPDNLEKAAELAVSSLQALLRRTVEDYKRAGFDPSTSSLEIRLIQSQDEIKNPQVTCNAVKYS; this comes from the exons ATGCTCGCCGCCGCCGCAGTGCTTCCTCCGCCGCCGACCACCGCGTTCGCGCGGCCAGTCCTCCGCTCGTGCGCGTCGTGGGGGCGGTGGTCCCCACCCACCAACTCCTCTTGCTCCTCCAGCTCCAG GGAGGAGTCTTTGTGGCGGCGGGGGAGGAGTGGAGGGGCGGTGCATCGGGCTATGGCGCGGCCGCCGATCCTCTCCGTCGCGCTGCCGTCTGACACGGGGCGTGTGCTCAGCATCCAGTCCCACACCGTCCAG GGATATGTTGGCAACAAATCGGCTGTCTTCCCCTTGCAACTTCTCGGTTTTGATGTGGACCCAATAAATTCTGTACAGTTCTCAAATCATACAG GGTACCCAAAATTTAGAGGACAGGTTCTCAATGGCGATCAGCTGTGGGATCTTATAGAAGGACTGCAGGAAAATGATCTATTGCACTATACACATTTGTTAACAG GTTATATTGGATCTGTCTCCTTTTTAAATACTGTGCTGCAAGTCGTCGAGAAATTACGATCTGTCAATCCTGATCTTATATATG TTTGTGACCCGGTTATGGGCGATGAAGGCAAACTATATGTTCCTCAGGAGCTAATATCTGTTTATCAACAGAAG GTCGTCCCAGTTGCATCAATGCTTACACCAAACCAATTTGAAGTTGAACTACTCACGGGATTGAG AATTACCTCCGAACAAGATGGCTTGAAAGCTTGCAATATCCTCCACAGTGCTGGACCGCGGAAG GTGATAATAACTAGTGCGCTTATTGAAGACAAGCTGCTCCTCATTGGAAGTTACAAAAAAACAAAG GAACAACCACCGGAACAATTTAAGATTGAAATACCCAAAATACCTGCATATTTCACG GGCACGGGAGATTTGACAACAGCCCTGCTGCTAGGATGGAGCAAT AAATTCCCCGATAACCTCGAGAAGGCAGCAGAACTGGCAGTATCCAGTCTACAG GCACTCCTAAGAAGAACCGTGGAAGACTATAAAAGGGCAGGCTTTGACCCATCAACCAGCAGCCTAGAGATTCGGTTGATTCAGAGCCAGGATGAGATCAAAAACCCGCAGGTTACATGCAACGCCGTGAAGTATAGCTAA
- the LOC127298816 gene encoding F-box/FBD/LRR-repeat protein At3g26920-like has translation MKKAAAVASVAKAQAHGSNGTTGRRPRKRSRDGDLASHCDLTTDEDLISKLPDDILGTIISLLPTKDGARTQALARRWRPLWRSSPLNLEANYRLCSSQFKRIPIVSKILSDHTGPARRFVFNFIRLHKDRKRFAEEALQIESWFRSPALAKLQNLCISFRLLEDTHGDKMLYPLPPSVFLCAPTLVVARISFCYFPKEIVPSGCFPLLKQLQLCWVSISEDVFHGVLSACHVLESLYLWSIADVGCFHISSPTLRSVGLCTCFSGKGELVVEDAPLLQRLLLPYPGQGGDTIRVIKAPKLEILGLLSPSISEIKIENLLLKSLTPASFKNTVSTVKILSLQFSVPDLNAVIDVLRCFPCLETLCITLRESLKMPLKDGREYDPLDPVKCLETHLKKLVMTDYKGDEQDIGFAKFFVLNAKVLREIRLIVNKEISKEWLADQYRLLEAESRASQDAQLEFIQSDSMVLNANDLSIADPFSSYLFDGCDFG, from the exons ATGAAGAAGGCGGCGGCTGTTGCGTCCGTGGCCAAGGCGCAGGCGCACGGCTCCAATGGAACCACCGGGCGCAGGCCACGGAAGCGGAGCCGCGACGGGGACCTTGCCAGCCACTGTGATCTCACCACGGATGAGGATCTCATCAGCAAACTTCCGGATGACATCCTTGGCACCATAATTTCGCTCCTCCCAACCAAGGACGGCGCTCGCACGCAGGCCCTCGCTCGCCGTTGGCGCCCGCTCTGGCGCTCATCCCCTCTCAACCTCGAGGCCAACTACCGCCTCTGCTCCAGCCAGTTCAAGCGCATACCCATTGTCTCCAAGATCCTCTCTGACCACACTGGCCCTGCCCGCCGCTTCGTCTTTAACTTCATCCGGCTTCACAAAGACAGAAAAAGGTTTGCTGAAGAAGCTCTTCAGATCGAGAGCTGGTTCCGTTCTCCAGCCCTCGCAAAACTTCAGAATCTTTGCATCAGCTTCCGACTCTTGGAGGATACACATGGGGATAAGATGCTTTACCCGCTGCCACCATCGGTGTTCCTCTGCGCACCAACCCTTGTGGTTGCTAGAATCAGCTTCTGTTATTTCCCAAAGGAGATAGTTCCTTCTGGGTGTTTCCCCTTGCTCAAGCAGCTCCAGCTATGTTGGGTTTCCATCTCCGAGGATGTCTTCCATGGGGTGCTCTCTGCTTGCCATGTCTTGGAGTCACTATATCTATGGAGCATTGCTGATGTGGGCTGCTTCCACATTAGCTCGCCAACTCTTAGAAGCGTTGGCCTCTGCACTTGTTTTTCGGGCAAAGGAGAGTTGGTTGTTGAGGATGCCCCTCTCCTTCAAAGGCTGCTACTACCTTATCCGGGCCAAGGTGGTGATACTATCCGGGTAATTAAGGCACCTAAACTGGAAATATTGGGCCTTTTGTCACCCAGCATCTCTGAAATCAAGATTGAAAACCTACTCTTGAAG AGTTTAACCCCAGCCAGCTTCAAGAATACAGTAAGCACCGTGAAGATTTTGTCTCTTCAGTTTTCTGTCCCAGATTTGAATGCTGTTATTGATGTCTTAAGGTGCTTCCCGTGTTTGGAAACGCTCTGCATCACT TTGCGGGAATCCTTAAAGATGCCACTGAAAGATGGGCGTGAGTATGACCCACTGGATCCGGTGAAATGCCTTGAGACACATCTAAAAAAATTAGTGATGACGGACTATAAGGGCGATGAGCAAGATATTGGCTTTGCCAAGTTCTTTGTTTTGAACGCGAAAGTGCTAAGGGAGATCAGACTTATAGTCAACAAGGAGATCAGCAAGGAATGGTTGGCTGATCAATACAGGCTGCTAGAAGCTGAAAGTAGAGCTTCTCAAGACGCACAACTGGAATTCATACAAAGTGATTCTATGGTTTTGAATGCTAATGATTTGTCAATTGCTGATCCCTTCTCCTCCTATCTTTTCGATGGATGCGACTTCGGATGA